A window of Deltaproteobacteria bacterium contains these coding sequences:
- a CDS encoding RNA polymerase sigma factor — protein MSPPGFDAQDAGRREFPTVRFARRDLLAPYVWGAWEPFAPEPVRIDAVTPPNLAELAQAAARGDAASFAALVRVASPRLLVLAARILADPDEAADVLQEAWMRTHDALATRELRELAAFEAWMKRMVVRLSVDQLRNRARRVRLQGQLEARVAPADEGALEARAACRELASWLEALPAEQRAALVLKDLEGYTSAEIASLMGTSEGSVEQRLVRARATLRERGRREH, from the coding sequence ATGTCCCCTCCTGGTTTCGACGCACAAGACGCCGGTCGCCGCGAATTCCCTACGGTACGATTCGCGCGTAGGGATCTTCTTGCGCCGTACGTCTGGGGGGCATGGGAGCCCTTCGCCCCGGAGCCTGTGCGCATCGACGCCGTCACGCCACCGAACCTGGCCGAGCTGGCGCAGGCCGCTGCCCGCGGCGATGCGGCGAGCTTCGCGGCGCTGGTGCGCGTGGCGTCGCCGCGCTTGCTGGTTCTCGCGGCCCGGATCCTCGCCGATCCCGACGAAGCCGCCGACGTCCTCCAGGAGGCGTGGATGCGCACCCACGACGCGCTCGCCACACGTGAGCTGCGAGAGCTCGCGGCGTTCGAAGCCTGGATGAAGCGGATGGTGGTGCGGCTCTCGGTCGATCAGCTGCGGAATCGCGCGCGGCGGGTGCGCTTGCAGGGCCAGCTCGAAGCGCGTGTCGCGCCTGCAGACGAAGGCGCACTGGAAGCGCGCGCGGCGTGTCGCGAGCTCGCGTCGTGGCTGGAGGCATTGCCGGCCGAGCAGCGGGCGGCGCTCGTGCTGAAGGATCTCGAGGGCTACACGTCGGCCGAGATCGCGTCGTTGATGGGCACGTCGGAAGGTTCGGTGGAGCAGCGCTTGGTGCGGGCGAGGGCCACCCTTCGCGAGCGAGGTCGCCGTGAGCACTGA
- a CDS encoding glycosyltransferase family 4 protein — protein MRKTNVLFTYPQPDFALPPWSVCAQIARHLDTNRFQSFVAAAEDTAGKAGVEGTADVARFPLGSPAQIARSLPRLASFVVGNCIDVVHANEDARSLALGLALSRGTGRPLVVHYHATPKIYRGARRRLLKLGASLAARNVGVSRFIADELSAIGVRRTGFVLNGVDARRFSPQIDGSRIRREYGVAPDDVLVLQLARFWRPKRQEDLVRAMAIALRRAPKLKALLVGWDDPRYDGAFTSYREEVKSLARELGIVDRIIVANARPEAPELHAAADIFAFPSVDDPCALVILEVLASGKPFVGARSGGTPELIDEGVTGLLVPPRAPGDLAEKLVLLANDAGLRRRLGDAARASALKDFPEGNVARGFGEIYEETARR, from the coding sequence GTGCGAAAGACGAACGTGCTCTTCACCTATCCGCAGCCGGATTTCGCGCTGCCGCCGTGGTCGGTGTGCGCGCAGATCGCGCGACACCTCGACACCAACCGCTTCCAGAGCTTCGTGGCCGCGGCCGAGGACACTGCGGGCAAGGCGGGCGTGGAAGGCACGGCGGACGTGGCTCGCTTTCCGCTCGGCTCGCCGGCGCAGATCGCGCGGAGCCTGCCGCGGCTGGCGTCGTTCGTGGTGGGCAACTGCATCGACGTGGTGCACGCCAACGAGGACGCGCGCTCGCTCGCGCTGGGGCTGGCGCTCTCGCGCGGCACCGGTCGCCCGCTGGTGGTGCACTACCACGCGACGCCGAAGATCTATCGCGGCGCACGTCGGCGCTTGTTGAAGCTGGGCGCGTCGCTGGCGGCACGGAACGTGGGCGTCTCGCGGTTCATCGCCGACGAGCTCTCGGCCATCGGCGTGCGGCGCACGGGCTTCGTGCTCAACGGCGTCGACGCGCGGCGCTTCTCGCCGCAGATCGACGGCTCGCGGATCCGTCGCGAGTACGGTGTCGCGCCCGACGACGTGCTGGTGCTGCAGCTCGCGCGCTTCTGGCGGCCCAAGCGGCAGGAAGATCTCGTGCGCGCGATGGCGATCGCGCTGCGGCGCGCGCCCAAGCTCAAGGCGCTGCTCGTGGGCTGGGATGATCCGCGCTACGACGGCGCCTTCACCAGCTACCGCGAAGAGGTGAAGAGCCTGGCCCGCGAGCTGGGGATCGTGGACCGCATCATCGTGGCCAACGCGCGGCCCGAAGCGCCGGAGCTGCACGCGGCGGCCGACATCTTCGCGTTCCCGTCGGTGGATGATCCGTGCGCGCTGGTGATCCTGGAGGTGCTCGCCTCGGGGAAGCCGTTCGTGGGCGCGCGCTCGGGCGGGACGCCGGAGCTCATCGACGAGGGCGTGACCGGGCTGCTCGTGCCGCCGCGCGCGCCGGGCGATCTCGCAGAGAAGCTGGTGCTGCTCGCGAACGATGCGGGGCTGCGGCGGCGGCTCGGCGACGCAGCACGTGCGTCGGCGCTCAAGGATTTTCCCGAGGGAAACGTGGCGCGCGGGTTTGGGGAGATCTACGAGGAGACGGCGCGGCGATAG
- a CDS encoding LysM peptidoglycan-binding domain-containing protein, protein MSRLVPRRLALVAGLLLSANRLAAAQSPAVNPAVPAVDAGAADAGAPDAGAPDAGVVLAADAGLAAAPAPTPAPAPVVAAAAPAPAPSTPAAAPAAVPAVAEAEAASPDGGDDDMDDADDNGANADEIREQSEDLAAMRQAETTFTDPGAGAATQLFAAQRRLGGNTCLAMGLRDALGDERSYQPLLPDAAALDPGIALAFDIAKAKGEYDIPVEMRGEVAQWIGFFQRSGRKYFRHYLGRSTRYIPVMRDILRQEGLPEDTVFLSMIESGFSTMAYSWARASGPWQFVEHTGRRYGLRVDFWVDERRDPIKSTRAAAKYLRALHDEFGDWYLAWAGYNAGENKIRKGIAKYDTHNFWEMCTEKHYFRPETKNYVPKLIAAALVTKHAQQFGFTKDEIDWEEPLETDEVRVVNPTDLTVLAKAADCSVDDLKLLNPELKRWLTPPATDDKPYILRVPKNHKVAFEENYPKVEPKERLQFRIVRVKKGDTLSRIALENHSYPEAVMRMNGLKSVRKLRVGTELMVPISSQATLAKLDDDQKTGKRKKYDASDEVPAGQPTGPQQASGTVVHRQVDGKDQVTYGVASGDNLWVISQKFGVTVDELKGWNGLKGKRPKLAIGQQLVVYPRALPPATPTPAAAPSPAVNPAPVQLASTTAPVAAPKPPPADAVPDKVTIEGKKKHIVHTLAPGDSLWSLSQRYGVTVDELKKLNHVTKHKKLRAGDTVLIEVADRS, encoded by the coding sequence ATGTCCCGCCTTGTGCCGCGACGGCTCGCGCTCGTCGCTGGCCTCCTCCTCAGCGCCAATCGCCTCGCCGCCGCCCAGTCCCCGGCGGTGAACCCGGCCGTTCCCGCCGTCGACGCAGGCGCCGCCGATGCCGGTGCCCCCGACGCCGGCGCACCCGACGCGGGAGTGGTCCTCGCCGCCGACGCCGGACTTGCTGCAGCGCCTGCTCCGACGCCTGCTCCGGCTCCGGTCGTGGCCGCGGCGGCGCCCGCTCCTGCTCCCTCGACCCCTGCCGCTGCACCTGCCGCTGTGCCCGCAGTCGCCGAAGCTGAAGCCGCGAGCCCCGACGGCGGCGACGACGACATGGACGACGCCGACGACAACGGCGCCAACGCCGACGAGATCCGCGAGCAGTCCGAAGACCTCGCGGCCATGCGCCAGGCGGAGACCACGTTCACCGATCCCGGCGCCGGCGCCGCCACGCAGCTCTTCGCGGCCCAGCGTCGACTCGGCGGCAACACCTGCTTGGCCATGGGCCTGCGCGACGCCCTCGGCGACGAGCGCAGCTACCAGCCGCTGCTGCCCGACGCGGCCGCGCTCGATCCCGGCATCGCGCTGGCGTTCGACATCGCCAAGGCCAAGGGCGAGTACGACATCCCCGTGGAGATGCGCGGCGAGGTGGCGCAGTGGATCGGCTTCTTCCAGCGCTCGGGGCGCAAGTACTTCCGCCACTACCTCGGCCGGTCCACCCGCTACATCCCGGTGATGCGCGACATCCTCCGGCAAGAGGGCCTGCCCGAGGACACGGTCTTCCTCTCCATGATCGAGAGCGGCTTCTCCACCATGGCCTACTCGTGGGCGCGCGCCAGCGGCCCGTGGCAGTTCGTCGAGCACACCGGGCGTCGCTACGGGTTGCGCGTGGACTTCTGGGTCGACGAGCGGCGCGATCCCATCAAGAGCACCCGCGCCGCCGCCAAGTACCTGCGCGCGCTGCACGACGAGTTCGGCGACTGGTACCTCGCCTGGGCCGGCTACAACGCGGGCGAGAACAAGATCCGCAAGGGCATCGCCAAGTACGACACCCACAACTTCTGGGAGATGTGCACGGAGAAGCACTACTTCCGCCCCGAGACCAAGAACTACGTGCCCAAGCTCATCGCCGCGGCGCTGGTCACCAAGCACGCGCAGCAGTTCGGCTTCACCAAGGACGAGATCGACTGGGAAGAGCCGCTCGAGACCGACGAGGTCCGCGTGGTGAACCCGACGGATCTCACGGTGCTCGCCAAGGCCGCGGACTGCAGCGTCGACGACCTCAAGCTCCTCAACCCGGAGCTGAAGCGCTGGCTCACGCCGCCCGCGACCGACGACAAGCCGTACATCCTGCGCGTGCCCAAGAACCACAAGGTCGCGTTCGAGGAGAACTACCCCAAGGTGGAGCCCAAGGAGCGGCTGCAGTTCCGCATCGTGCGCGTGAAGAAGGGCGACACGCTCTCCAGGATCGCGCTCGAGAACCACAGCTACCCCGAGGCCGTGATGCGCATGAACGGCCTGAAGAGCGTGCGCAAGCTGCGCGTGGGCACGGAGCTCATGGTGCCCATCTCCTCGCAGGCCACGCTCGCCAAGCTCGACGACGACCAGAAGACCGGCAAGCGCAAGAAGTACGACGCCAGCGACGAGGTCCCCGCGGGCCAGCCCACCGGGCCGCAGCAGGCGAGCGGAACGGTCGTGCACCGCCAGGTCGACGGCAAGGACCAGGTCACCTACGGCGTCGCCAGCGGCGACAACCTCTGGGTCATCAGCCAGAAGTTCGGCGTGACCGTCGACGAGCTCAAGGGCTGGAACGGCCTCAAGGGCAAGCGCCCCAAGCTCGCCATCGGGCAGCAGCTCGTCGTCTACCCGCGCGCGCTCCCGCCCGCCACGCCGACGCCGGCCGCCGCGCCTTCACCCGCAGTGAACCCCGCGCCGGTGCAGCTCGCGTCGACGACCGCGCCGGTCGCCGCGCCCAAGCCACCGCCTGCCGACGCCGTGCCGGACAAGGTCACCATCGAGGGAAAGAAGAAGCACATCGTGCACACGCTCGCGCCGGGGGACTCGCTGTGGAGCCTGAGCCAGCGCTATGGCGTGACCGTGGACGAGCTGAAGAAGCTGAACCACGTGACCAAGCACAAGAAGCTGCGCGCCGGCGACACGGTGCTCATCGAAGTCGCCGATCGAAGTTAA
- a CDS encoding cytochrome C, giving the protein MGKRATFSNPAMPMLAFFGFTGLVGVAVFGLIASGKLPSQAAATNATPGAQLGVVITADVRGYLEPCGCSEHMLGGLDRATAQVDAAKKELGAAVHIAAGDTLFAAPPADAAHGQQDQLKAKTILAADAMMNTVALAMGPRDLPMGPPAIAEVKPTFPVIGLGQGPGFSVSKQGDIQLGVATGKDPADLLANVKAAKSAGAEAIIALAQFPLPQLLPQGPQLKAAGADVAVIAHQAADTDGEANHDVDAGLPVLTLMNRGRAIARVDLHRAPGAPPGFALVTSGAEQAHDLELRDAEIESLKKRAHLAESPLKEAMDKKIAEKQAQRDALAAQKPAPPAGRSWLSVRFVELSDAQPRSQAGHALIEKFDADVGQLNLAWARAHGVSCPAPKPGEPAFAGTDSCIACHAEPGDVYKSTEHSHAYTTLEKVHKQFDLDCVRCHVVGTNAPGGVCRVDQVDGRKNVGCESCHGRGSLHADDPNVPVPVPEPGEQNCRVCHTPENSTAFDFHTYLPKILGPGHGKPSAK; this is encoded by the coding sequence GTGGGAAAGCGCGCCACGTTCAGCAATCCGGCGATGCCGATGCTCGCGTTCTTCGGCTTCACAGGACTCGTTGGTGTTGCAGTCTTCGGCCTCATCGCAAGCGGCAAGCTCCCCTCACAGGCTGCGGCAACGAATGCGACGCCCGGCGCGCAGCTCGGCGTGGTGATCACCGCCGACGTCCGCGGCTACCTCGAGCCCTGCGGCTGCTCCGAGCACATGCTGGGCGGGCTCGATCGCGCGACCGCGCAGGTCGACGCGGCCAAGAAGGAGCTCGGCGCCGCGGTGCACATCGCCGCCGGCGACACCCTCTTCGCCGCTCCGCCCGCCGACGCCGCCCACGGCCAGCAAGATCAGCTCAAGGCCAAGACCATCCTCGCTGCCGACGCGATGATGAACACCGTGGCCCTCGCGATGGGCCCGCGCGACCTGCCCATGGGCCCGCCGGCCATCGCCGAGGTGAAGCCGACGTTCCCGGTGATCGGGCTCGGCCAGGGTCCGGGCTTCAGCGTCTCCAAGCAGGGCGACATCCAGCTGGGCGTGGCCACCGGCAAGGACCCGGCAGACCTGCTCGCGAACGTGAAGGCCGCCAAGTCCGCGGGCGCGGAGGCGATCATCGCGCTGGCGCAGTTTCCGCTGCCGCAGCTCCTGCCGCAGGGTCCGCAGCTCAAGGCCGCTGGCGCCGACGTGGCCGTCATCGCGCACCAGGCCGCCGACACGGATGGCGAGGCGAACCACGACGTCGATGCGGGGCTGCCGGTGCTGACGCTCATGAACCGCGGGCGCGCCATCGCCCGGGTGGATCTGCACCGCGCCCCCGGGGCGCCGCCGGGCTTCGCCCTCGTGACCAGCGGCGCCGAGCAAGCCCACGACCTGGAGCTCCGCGACGCGGAGATCGAGAGCCTCAAGAAGCGCGCGCACCTGGCGGAGTCGCCGCTCAAGGAGGCGATGGACAAGAAGATCGCCGAGAAGCAGGCCCAGCGCGACGCACTCGCCGCCCAGAAGCCCGCGCCGCCCGCGGGCCGGAGCTGGCTGTCCGTGCGGTTCGTGGAGCTCTCCGACGCCCAGCCGCGCTCGCAAGCCGGACACGCGCTCATCGAGAAGTTCGACGCCGACGTGGGCCAGCTCAACCTCGCCTGGGCGCGCGCGCACGGCGTGAGCTGCCCCGCGCCCAAGCCCGGCGAGCCGGCGTTCGCGGGCACCGACAGCTGCATCGCCTGTCACGCCGAGCCGGGCGACGTCTACAAGTCCACCGAGCACAGCCACGCGTACACGACGCTGGAGAAGGTGCACAAGCAGTTCGACCTCGACTGCGTGCGCTGCCACGTGGTGGGAACGAACGCGCCCGGCGGCGTGTGCCGCGTCGACCAGGTGGACGGCCGCAAGAACGTGGGCTGCGAGAGCTGCCACGGCCGCGGCTCGCTCCACGCGGACGATCCGAACGTGCCCGTCCCCGTGCCCGAGCCCGGCGAGCAGAACTGCCGCGTCTGCCACACGCCCGAGAACTCGACCGCGTTCGACTTCCACACCTACCTGCCGAAGATCCTCGGGCCCGGGCACGGCAAGCCGAGCGCGAAGTAG
- a CDS encoding response regulator: MSEPLKILIIDDSEITLAMEKAVLEQHGYEVQAASTLLNFEIILKSWRPNVILTDIHMPDVKGTDICRILKTEYDTQDIPIVLFSSLTDAELSKLAEQVGADGYLSKNHGLESLAAKVNELVESIVW; encoded by the coding sequence GTGAGCGAGCCGCTGAAGATCCTCATCATAGACGACAGCGAAATCACGCTGGCCATGGAGAAGGCCGTCCTCGAGCAGCACGGCTACGAGGTCCAGGCCGCGTCGACGCTGCTCAACTTCGAGATCATCCTCAAGAGCTGGCGCCCCAACGTCATCCTCACCGACATCCACATGCCCGACGTGAAGGGCACCGACATCTGCCGCATCCTCAAGACCGAGTACGACACCCAGGATATCCCCATCGTCCTGTTCAGCTCGCTCACGGATGCCGAGCTCTCCAAGCTCGCCGAGCAGGTGGGCGCCGACGGTTACCTCTCGAAGAACCACGGGCTCGAGTCGCTCGCCGCCAAGGTGAACGAGCTGGTGGAGAGCATCGTCTGGTAG
- a CDS encoding ZIP family metal transporter has protein sequence MGAAFAVAAGALLGGALTFMVKLTARRHLLILGFAAGVMFGAAMLHMLPEAVQGGGYGIFPFALAGFLAILLLERFVPDHHEHDGHEHGPGESPESLALPTFLALSLHTLVDGLALGVALQEGTRGVGVLVALAFHQIPAGLSLATILRAEGYGRARTLGMTTIFALMVPVGAAMYLGLRTQVDVHALAPRAMAFSAGTFLHLALADLLPQVHRKAEVRVSASAALVLGLAVMWLLREGGFG, from the coding sequence ATGGGTGCCGCCTTCGCCGTGGCCGCGGGCGCGCTGCTGGGTGGCGCGCTGACGTTCATGGTGAAGCTCACCGCGCGGCGGCACCTGCTCATCCTGGGCTTCGCGGCGGGCGTGATGTTCGGCGCGGCCATGCTGCACATGCTCCCCGAGGCGGTGCAGGGCGGGGGCTACGGCATCTTCCCGTTCGCGCTGGCCGGCTTCCTGGCGATCCTGCTGCTGGAGCGCTTCGTCCCGGATCACCACGAGCACGACGGCCACGAGCACGGGCCGGGCGAGTCGCCGGAGTCGCTGGCGCTGCCCACCTTCCTGGCGCTCTCGCTGCACACCCTGGTCGACGGGCTCGCGCTCGGCGTGGCTCTCCAAGAGGGCACGCGCGGCGTGGGGGTGCTGGTGGCGCTGGCGTTCCACCAGATCCCCGCGGGGCTGTCGTTGGCGACGATCCTGCGCGCCGAGGGCTACGGCCGCGCGCGCACGCTGGGGATGACCACCATCTTCGCGCTCATGGTGCCGGTGGGCGCGGCCATGTACCTCGGGCTGCGCACGCAGGTGGACGTGCACGCGCTCGCTCCCCGGGCGATGGCGTTTTCGGCGGGCACCTTCCTGCACCTGGCGCTGGCGGATCTGTTGCCGCAGGTGCACCGCAAGGCCGAGGTGCGCGTCTCCGCGAGCGCGGCGCTGGTGCTCGGCCTGGCCGTGATGTGGCTGCTGCGCGAGGGCGGCTTCGGTTGA